The DNA segment ACAGAAACAGACTGTCGAAGCCCCGGCGCTGCCACTCGGCCACCGTGCCCGTGTCGGCGTTGTACCACTCGCCCAAGGTCCAGATCCCGGCGGCGCGGTCACCCGCCAGCAGATCGCCCAGAAACGGCCCGTCCACATTCTTGATGGCGTCGTAACGGAATGCAGACACACCCTGATCGCGCCAGAATCCGGCGTTGCCCAGCAGCAGATCGCGCACCTGGGGATTGCCCTGGTTCAGGTCCGGCAACCCGGCCAGCGGGCAGTCGATGTCCTTCTGGCGCGAGGCGTCGCACGCCGCCTTGCCGTTAAACCACGTCGGATGTTCCTTCACGGCGGGGGCCAGATACCCGTAGTGGTTGATGACCTGATCGAGAACCACCCGCATGCCGCCCTTCTGCGTCGCCCCGATAAACGCCGAGAAATCGTTCAGCGTTCCGAAATGGGGGTCCACCTTGCGGAAGTCGGCAGGCCAGTAGCCGTGGTACGGCGCGGTGTCGAAGGAATTCTGCGCCTGCTGCTGGTAGATGGGCGTCAGCCAGACGGCGGTGGCCCCCAGCTTCTGGATGTACGGCAGCTTCGCAGTCAGGCCCGCCAGATCGCCGCCGTGCCACGCGCGCGGATCACCCTTGTTGACGCCCGCGTTGTTGGCCGCGTTGCCGTCGAAGAAGCGGTCCGGCATGACCTGATAGACCACCTGCCCCTCAAAGGAGGACAGCGGCATATTGCCCTGGGCCGCCGCTCCCGCCGCCCCGAGGAGCAGACCCAGGAGAATGGTTTTTCGCATGCGGCATCTTAACCCCGCATGACCACCGTGTGGGAAGGGCAAAACGGGCGCGTTGGGGGAGGTACCGCCCCCCCCCAGAACGCGCCCTGTTTTAGATGCCCTGTTTTAAGCTCAGCGCCTCAGCGCGTGCGCTCGCCGTCCACCAGACGCCAGATGCCGCAGGGGTTGGCGTCCTGCAATTCCGGGGGCAGCGCACGGTCCGGGAAATCCTGGTACGCGCGCAGGCGGGCAAAACGCTCGATGGCGAGACTGCCCACACTGGTGCTGCGCCCGCCGTCGCTGGTGGCCGGGAACGGCCCGCCGTGGACCATCGCGTGCCCCACCTCCACCCCAGTCGGGAAACCGTTCAGCACCAGTCGCCCGGCCCGCTGGCCCATGACGTACAGCAGGTCCGCGAGGCCGTCCAACTCGGCGTCAGTGGCATGCAGGGTGGCGGTTAACTGGCCTTCCAATCCGGCCAGAATGGGCGTGACCTCCTCCAGACTGTCATAGCGCACCGCCACGCTGAGGGGACCGAAGACCTCATCGGCCAGATCGGGAGTAAAGCTGGCGATGGGCACACTGAGAAGCTGAGGCTGCGCGCCGCTCTCCGGGGCAGAAGCCTGGGTCAGAGGCTGCACGCCCACCGCTTTCAGATGCCCCGCCGCCCCCTTCTGGAAGGCGTTCAGGATGCCGCCCGTAAGGAGGGTACAGGCTGGAGTCGCGTCCAGCTTCGCGGCGACGTCGTTCAGGAAGGCATCCCCCGCCTCTCCGACTGGTACGAACAAAAGTCCCGGCTGGGTGCAGAGCTGTCCGCCCGAGCCGCTGATGCTGGCGGCCAGCCCTTTCGCCAGTGCCGCGCCATTCGCCTCCAGCGCCGCTGCCGTGAATACGCTGGGATTGACACTGCTCATCTCGGCGTAGACGGGAATAGGAACTTCACGGGCCTGGGCCACCGCCACCAGCGCCAGCCCACCCGCGCGTGAGCCGGTGAAGCCGACGGCGTGGATGTCGGGATGCCCCACCAGTTGCACGCCCAGCTCATAGCTGTCCTCGTAAGCGATGCCGAAGACGCCTGCGGGCAGACCCACCTGCTCCGCTGCCTCGCTGATCGCTTCGGCGGCCAGCTTGGAAGTCGCCGGGTGCGCGGGGTGTGCCTTGACCACCACCGGGCAGCCCGCCGCCAGCGCGGAAGCGGTGTCGCCCCCGGCCACGCTGAAGGCCAGCGGAAAATTGCTGGCCCCGAAGACTGCCACTGGCCCCAGCGGAACGCGCATGCTGCGGACATCGGGTTTGGCGGGCTTGCGGGCCGGATCACCATGGTCAATGCGGGCGTCCACCCACGAGCCGTCCGCCGCCACCCGTGCGAACAGGCGGAGCTGGTTGGCGGTGCGGCCCACCTCGCCGCGCAACCGGGCTTCCGGCAATCCAGTTTCGCCCATGGCCGCTTCAATGAACGCGTCGGCCCGCGCTTCAATTCCAGCGGCGGCGGCGTTCAGGAAGTCGGCCCGCTGCTGGGGAGAACTGGCCGCAAAACCGCGTGCCGCGTCTTTTGCTGCCGCTACCAATGTCTCCAGCTCGCCGGGTGTCGTGACCTTGAAGGCCGGAGTCAGAGGCTGACCCGTCGCCGGATTCGTCGCCTGAAAGGTGTGGGCGGTCATGCGCCCACTCGCGCAGGAACGCGCCCGGAGGCGGCCTCAATCACGGCGCGGGCCTCGGCTTTCTCGGCGTCGGTCAGTTCCAAGCGGGGGGCGCGGACGCGGGCGCTGCCATGCCCGGTTTCTTCCTGCACGAATTTAATGAGT comes from the Deinococcus sp. AJ005 genome and includes:
- a CDS encoding alpha-amylase family glycosyl hydrolase, whose product is MRKTILLGLLLGAAGAAAQGNMPLSSFEGQVVYQVMPDRFFDGNAANNAGVNKGDPRAWHGGDLAGLTAKLPYIQKLGATAVWLTPIYQQQAQNSFDTAPYHGYWPADFRKVDPHFGTLNDFSAFIGATQKGGMRVVLDQVINHYGYLAPAVKEHPTWFNGKAACDASRQKDIDCPLAGLPDLNQGNPQVRDLLLGNAGFWRDQGVSAFRYDAIKNVDGPFLGDLLAGDRAAGIWTLGEWYNADTGTVAEWQRRGFDSLFLFSLQAAMKGSIMAGQGLDGVAAVLSRQGELPRPGEVALFLDNHDVPRFAQGSLFEDVGQARTKYGLRALMTLRGVPVIWQGTEIAMRGGADPDNRRDMRFEDRWTPQEKSVFEVAQNAIAVRQASPALSRGTLTLLKTPQSLADRLLIFTREQEGQRVLVVWHGGKTRQSYSVRLGSLGLSSGDLPVIQSLFAGQNAKIKVSSGYLHLSLPPEDAAAFKLN
- a CDS encoding aldehyde dehydrogenase (NADP(+)), translated to MTAHTFQATNPATGQPLTPAFKVTTPGELETLVAAAKDAARGFAASSPQQRADFLNAAAAGIEARADAFIEAAMGETGLPEARLRGEVGRTANQLRLFARVAADGSWVDARIDHGDPARKPAKPDVRSMRVPLGPVAVFGASNFPLAFSVAGGDTASALAAGCPVVVKAHPAHPATSKLAAEAISEAAEQVGLPAGVFGIAYEDSYELGVQLVGHPDIHAVGFTGSRAGGLALVAVAQAREVPIPVYAEMSSVNPSVFTAAALEANGAALAKGLAASISGSGGQLCTQPGLLFVPVGEAGDAFLNDVAAKLDATPACTLLTGGILNAFQKGAAGHLKAVGVQPLTQASAPESGAQPQLLSVPIASFTPDLADEVFGPLSVAVRYDSLEEVTPILAGLEGQLTATLHATDAELDGLADLLYVMGQRAGRLVLNGFPTGVEVGHAMVHGGPFPATSDGGRSTSVGSLAIERFARLRAYQDFPDRALPPELQDANPCGIWRLVDGERTR